One Pseudomonas fluorescens genomic region harbors:
- a CDS encoding MarR family winged helix-turn-helix transcriptional regulator, producing MTSERDNCDDLLLDNQACFALHSTSLMMTKVYKPLLQALGLTYPQYLAMMVLWEKDGLTVGEISARLLTDPGSLTPLLKRLEGEGLLSRTRSREDERVVIVELTEAGRALRDKAQTVPQCILGASGFTLERLQKLQAELQALRGHLQDSLT from the coding sequence ATGACTTCCGAACGCGACAACTGCGACGACCTGCTGCTCGACAATCAGGCGTGCTTCGCCCTTCACTCGACCTCACTGATGATGACCAAGGTCTACAAGCCACTGTTGCAGGCGCTGGGCCTGACCTATCCGCAGTATCTGGCGATGATGGTGTTGTGGGAGAAGGACGGTTTGACCGTAGGAGAAATCAGCGCACGCCTGCTGACAGATCCGGGATCGCTGACGCCGTTGCTCAAGCGTCTGGAAGGCGAAGGTCTGCTCAGCCGCACCCGCAGTCGCGAAGATGAGCGAGTGGTGATCGTCGAACTGACCGAAGCAGGCCGGGCCTTGCGCGATAAAGCGCAAACCGTGCCGCAGTGCATTCTCGGCGCCAGCGGCTTCACCCTTGAGCGCTTGCAGAAGCTGCAAGCCGAGCTGCAGGCGTTGCGGGGGCATCTGCAAGACAGCCTGACCTGA
- the earP gene encoding elongation factor P maturation arginine rhamnosyltransferase EarP — protein MPVLKTRWDIFCTVVDNYGDIGVTWRLARQLVAEHGLDVRLWVDDLRAFERICPQIDIDAAQQSQQGVDVRHWPAEWSHAEAADVVIAAFACQLPGDYMEAMAAREQPPLWMNLDYLSAEDWVVGCHGLPSVKFKSVQKYFFFPGFQPGTGGLLRERGLLEQRRQFQQDRRAQRQFLQALGIDPAPDAQLISLFAYENPGLAGWLDVLASDRQSTHLLVPEGRILGDVARWLEVETLTVGAIHVRESLTVQVLPFVRQDQYDHLLWCCDFNAVRGEDSFVRAQWAGRPMLWHIYQQDEDIHLDKLDAFLALYTKGLSPAAAEAMNGLWRAWCAGQPIGEHWLTAREHWPQLQENAEAWCLEQGLQADLAAALVQFYLNWI, from the coding sequence ATGCCGGTACTGAAAACCCGCTGGGATATTTTTTGCACGGTCGTCGACAACTATGGCGACATTGGCGTGACCTGGCGTCTGGCCCGGCAATTGGTGGCTGAACATGGGCTCGACGTGCGCTTGTGGGTTGATGACCTGCGCGCTTTCGAACGCATCTGCCCGCAGATCGACATCGATGCCGCGCAGCAATCGCAGCAGGGCGTAGACGTGCGTCATTGGCCTGCCGAGTGGTCGCACGCCGAGGCGGCAGACGTCGTGATTGCTGCATTCGCCTGTCAATTGCCGGGCGATTACATGGAAGCCATGGCAGCGCGGGAGCAGCCGCCATTGTGGATGAACCTCGACTATCTCAGCGCCGAAGACTGGGTGGTGGGCTGCCACGGTTTGCCGTCGGTCAAATTCAAATCGGTGCAGAAGTATTTTTTCTTTCCGGGGTTTCAGCCGGGGACCGGCGGACTGCTGCGTGAACGAGGATTGCTCGAGCAGCGTCGGCAATTTCAGCAGGATCGCCGGGCGCAGCGACAATTCCTGCAAGCGCTGGGCATCGATCCTGCGCCCGACGCGCAACTGATCTCGCTGTTCGCCTATGAAAACCCCGGGTTGGCCGGTTGGCTCGACGTGCTGGCCAGCGATCGGCAATCGACCCACCTGCTGGTGCCGGAAGGACGGATTCTCGGCGATGTCGCGCGCTGGCTCGAAGTGGAAACCCTGACCGTCGGCGCGATTCATGTGCGCGAGTCGCTGACCGTGCAAGTGCTGCCGTTCGTCCGACAGGATCAATACGATCATTTGCTCTGGTGCTGCGATTTCAACGCGGTGCGCGGCGAGGATTCGTTCGTTCGCGCGCAATGGGCCGGGCGGCCGATGCTCTGGCACATCTATCAGCAGGACGAAGACATTCACTTGGACAAGCTCGACGCTTTCCTGGCGCTCTACACCAAGGGCTTGTCGCCGGCCGCGGCCGAGGCGATGAACGGTCTCTGGCGCGCGTGGTGTGCGGGGCAACCCATCGGCGAACACTGGCTCACGGCCCGTGAACACTGGCCGCAATTGCAGGAAAACGCCGAAGCGTGGTGTCTGGAACAAGGCTTGCAGGCGGATCTTGCCGCAGCGCTGGTACAGTTTTACCTAAATTGGATATGA
- a CDS encoding GNAT family N-acetyltransferase, giving the protein MSEALSIHHDQAGHQFETNVDGHRAYLTYMDLGKQTLDIYRTFVPNALRGRGIAAALTESALQYAEEMGYTVIPSCSYVERYMERHQRRAAKI; this is encoded by the coding sequence ATGAGCGAGGCGTTGTCCATCCACCATGACCAGGCTGGTCATCAGTTCGAGACCAATGTGGACGGTCATCGTGCGTATCTGACCTATATGGATCTGGGGAAACAGACCCTGGATATCTATCGCACGTTCGTGCCCAACGCCCTGCGTGGTCGTGGCATCGCTGCTGCGCTGACCGAAAGCGCACTGCAATACGCCGAGGAAATGGGCTACACGGTGATCCCGTCGTGCTCTTACGTCGAGCGCTACATGGAGCGCCACCAGCGCCGCGCCGCGAAGATCTGA
- the oprI gene encoding outer membrane lipoprotei OprI translates to MNNVLKFSALALAAVLATGCSSASKETEARLTATEDAAARSQARADEAYRKADEALAAAQKAQQTADEANERALRMLEKASRK, encoded by the coding sequence ATGAACAACGTTCTGAAATTCTCTGCTCTGGCTCTGGCCGCAGTTCTGGCTACCGGTTGCAGCAGCGCATCGAAAGAAACCGAAGCACGTCTGACCGCTACTGAAGACGCAGCTGCTCGCTCCCAGGCTCGTGCAGACGAAGCTTACCGTAAAGCTGATGAAGCTCTGGCTGCTGCTCAAAAAGCACAACAGACTGCTGACGAAGCTAACGAGCGTGCTCTGCGCATGCTGGAAAAAGCTAGCCGCAAGTAA
- the cysB gene encoding HTH-type transcriptional regulator CysB, with protein sequence MKLQQLRYIWEVAHHDLNVSATAQSLYTSQPGISKQIRLLEDELGVEVFARSGKHLTRVTPAGERIITTAGEILRKVESIKQIAQEFSNEKKGTLSIATTHTQARYALPPVISNFIKQYPDVALHMHQGSPMQIAEMAADGTVDFAIATEALELFGDLVMMPCYRWNRCVVVPQGHPLTKLPKLTLEALAEYPIVTYVFGFTGRSKLDEAFSHRGLTPKVVFTAADADVIKTYVRLGLGVGIVAKMAVDTKLDNDLVVLDASELFESSITKIGFRRGTFLRGFMCDFIEKFAPHLTREVMAKAIQCHNKQELEELFDGVELPVH encoded by the coding sequence ATGAAGCTTCAACAATTGCGCTACATCTGGGAAGTGGCGCACCACGACCTCAACGTTTCCGCTACAGCCCAAAGCCTTTACACCTCGCAACCGGGCATCAGTAAACAAATCCGCCTGCTGGAAGACGAACTCGGCGTCGAAGTGTTCGCCCGCAGCGGCAAGCACCTGACCCGCGTCACCCCGGCCGGCGAGCGCATCATCACCACCGCTGGCGAGATTTTGCGCAAGGTGGAAAGCATCAAGCAGATCGCCCAGGAATTTTCCAACGAGAAGAAGGGCACGCTGTCGATCGCCACTACGCATACCCAGGCGCGTTACGCGTTGCCGCCGGTGATCAGCAATTTCATCAAGCAATATCCTGACGTGGCGCTGCACATGCACCAGGGTTCGCCGATGCAGATCGCCGAAATGGCCGCGGACGGTACCGTCGATTTCGCCATTGCCACCGAAGCGCTGGAGCTGTTCGGCGATCTGGTGATGATGCCGTGCTACCGCTGGAACCGTTGCGTGGTCGTGCCTCAGGGCCACCCGCTGACCAAGCTGCCGAAGCTGACCCTGGAAGCCCTGGCCGAATACCCGATCGTGACGTACGTATTCGGTTTCACCGGTCGTTCCAAGCTCGATGAAGCGTTCAGCCATCGTGGCCTGACGCCGAAAGTGGTGTTTACCGCCGCCGACGCCGACGTGATCAAAACCTACGTGCGCCTTGGTCTGGGCGTAGGCATCGTCGCTAAAATGGCGGTCGATACCAAACTCGACAACGATTTGGTGGTGCTGGATGCCAGCGAGCTGTTCGAGTCGAGCATCACCAAGATCGGCTTCCGTCGCGGTACCTTTCTGCGCGGTTTCATGTGCGACTTCATCGAGAAGTTCGCCCCGCATCTGACTCGCGAAGTCATGGCCAAAGCCATTCAGTGTCACAACAAGCAGGAACTGGAAGAGCTCTTCGACGGCGTCGAATTGCCGGTTCACTGA
- a CDS encoding putative 2-dehydropantoate 2-reductase, with protein MMAAVNKPVIGIIGTGAIGGFYGVMLARAGFDVHFLLRSEFSAVAERGLHINSAVHGPLTLHPAQAYSAAEDMPKCDWLLIGAKTTSNVDLAPAILQAAKPDAKVLLLQNGLDVEDSLRPLLPDSLHLLGGLCLICVHRDGPGLITHQALGMVSVGYHSGAAADQQARMAIVEEGAGLFGAAGVESRAIPDLQQARGQKLVWNIPYNGLSVLLGAGTSPLMADADSRGLIQALMAEVVQGATACGHEIPPGYADYLFTMTEKMPDYWPSMHHDFVHKRPLELEAIYARPLAAAKAAGCDLPRIDALYRTLRFIDRRNA; from the coding sequence ATGATGGCGGCAGTCAACAAACCGGTGATCGGGATTATCGGTACCGGTGCAATCGGTGGTTTCTACGGGGTAATGCTGGCGCGCGCCGGGTTCGATGTGCACTTTTTATTGCGCAGCGAGTTTTCGGCAGTGGCCGAGCGAGGATTACACATTAACAGTGCGGTGCACGGCCCGCTGACGCTGCATCCGGCTCAGGCCTATTCTGCGGCCGAGGACATGCCCAAGTGCGACTGGCTGCTGATAGGCGCGAAAACTACCAGCAACGTCGATCTGGCACCGGCGATCCTGCAAGCGGCAAAACCTGACGCGAAAGTCCTGTTGCTGCAAAACGGTCTGGATGTCGAGGACAGCCTGCGCCCTTTGCTGCCCGATTCACTGCACCTGCTCGGTGGTCTGTGCCTGATCTGCGTGCATCGCGATGGCCCGGGGCTGATCACCCATCAGGCGCTCGGTATGGTCAGTGTCGGTTATCACAGCGGCGCGGCGGCGGATCAGCAGGCGCGGATGGCGATTGTCGAGGAAGGTGCCGGCCTGTTCGGCGCGGCCGGCGTAGAATCCCGGGCCATCCCCGATCTGCAGCAGGCGCGCGGGCAGAAACTGGTGTGGAATATTCCTTATAACGGCCTTTCGGTGCTGCTCGGTGCCGGCACCTCGCCGCTGATGGCCGATGCCGACAGCCGTGGGCTGATTCAGGCGCTGATGGCCGAAGTCGTGCAAGGTGCCACGGCATGCGGCCACGAAATACCGCCGGGCTACGCTGACTACCTGTTCACGATGACCGAGAAAATGCCCGACTATTGGCCGAGCATGCACCACGATTTTGTGCATAAACGACCGCTGGAGCTCGAGGCCATTTACGCTCGGCCACTGGCAGCGGCAAAAGCGGCGGGCTGTGATTTGCCGCGTATCGATGCGCTGTACCGCACTTTGCGATTCATTGACCGACGCAACGCGTGA
- a CDS encoding 5'-nucleotidase: MANNIDDKLVLAISSRALFDLSESHKVYLSSGVEAYRQYQIDHEDEILAPGDAFPLVEKLLNLNSRLGRARVEVILVSRNSADTGLRVFNSIHHYGLAISRAAFVGGRSPYPYLKAFGCDLFLSTHAEDVRAALDAGFAAATILSGGASRAASDELRIAFDGDAVIFSDESERVYQSGGLEAFQAKEREAAREPLRGGPFKGFLAALNLLQREFPDDDCPIRTALVTARSAPAHERVIRTLREWDIRLDESLFLGGLTKSAFLEAFAADVFFDDQAGHCELAREVVATGHVPHGISNEPSI; encoded by the coding sequence ATGGCCAATAACATTGATGACAAACTGGTGCTGGCGATTTCATCGCGTGCGCTGTTCGATCTGAGCGAGAGCCACAAGGTCTACCTGTCCAGCGGCGTCGAAGCCTACCGGCAGTATCAGATCGATCACGAGGACGAAATCCTTGCGCCCGGCGATGCGTTCCCGCTGGTGGAAAAACTGCTGAATCTCAATAGTCGCCTCGGTCGTGCGCGGGTCGAAGTCATCCTCGTTTCGCGCAACAGCGCCGACACCGGGTTGCGCGTATTCAACTCGATTCACCATTACGGTCTGGCGATTTCCCGCGCGGCGTTTGTCGGCGGGCGCAGTCCGTATCCGTATCTGAAAGCCTTCGGTTGCGACTTGTTTCTTTCCACCCATGCCGAGGACGTGCGCGCCGCACTGGACGCCGGGTTCGCCGCCGCGACAATTTTGTCCGGCGGTGCCAGTCGCGCGGCCAGCGACGAATTGCGCATCGCCTTCGACGGTGACGCGGTAATTTTTTCCGACGAGTCGGAGCGGGTTTATCAGTCGGGCGGACTGGAAGCGTTTCAGGCCAAGGAGCGCGAAGCGGCCCGCGAACCATTGCGGGGCGGACCGTTCAAGGGGTTTCTGGCGGCGCTCAATCTGTTGCAGCGCGAGTTTCCCGACGACGATTGCCCGATTCGCACGGCGCTGGTGACTGCGCGCTCGGCGCCGGCGCACGAGCGGGTGATCCGCACCTTGCGCGAGTGGGATATCCGTCTCGACGAATCGCTGTTTCTTGGTGGGCTGACCAAATCGGCGTTCCTCGAAGCATTCGCTGCCGACGTGTTCTTCGACGATCAGGCCGGCCATTGCGAACTGGCGCGCGAAGTCGTCGCCACCGGCCACGTGCCTCATGGCATCAGCAACGAACCGTCGATTTAA
- a CDS encoding thioredoxin family protein, with the protein MSTDSLCQPFDIVSSSIVVESELTDFDADQRLLAMSGVSLVIFTSVGCASCRYAREVLPTLGLAVDRLCWIDAGDNGGLVERYQVFHLPALFVVRDGEFFGALHARLTAEALNEGLAQALNRIAEELP; encoded by the coding sequence ATGAGCACAGACTCCCTGTGTCAGCCATTTGACATTGTTTCCTCCAGTATAGTGGTCGAATCCGAACTGACCGATTTCGACGCCGACCAGCGGCTACTGGCGATGAGCGGCGTTTCACTGGTGATTTTCACCAGCGTCGGCTGCGCCAGTTGCCGCTATGCCCGCGAAGTATTGCCGACACTCGGTCTGGCGGTTGATCGGCTGTGCTGGATCGATGCCGGGGACAACGGCGGATTGGTGGAGCGTTATCAGGTTTTCCATTTGCCGGCGCTGTTTGTCGTGCGCGACGGTGAGTTCTTTGGCGCATTGCACGCGCGCCTGACCGCCGAAGCACTCAACGAGGGATTGGCGCAGGCGCTGAATCGAATCGCAGAGGAGTTGCCATGA
- a CDS encoding GreA/GreB family elongation factor: MNKHSVHQLILEKLRFDLDIAERAAQTAYETATHEENIAENKYDTLGLEASYLAAGQAKRVEEIRQSLALCQNLTLRAYDEQRRIEVGALLGLEDEKGREQWLFLAPDAAGLKVDVVGQPITVITPRSPLGKSLLGKFEGDEVEILVAGTRQQFAVTEVL; this comes from the coding sequence ATGAACAAGCACAGTGTCCACCAACTGATTCTGGAAAAATTGCGCTTCGACCTCGACATCGCCGAACGCGCCGCGCAAACCGCCTACGAAACCGCGACCCACGAAGAAAATATCGCCGAAAACAAATACGACACGCTCGGGCTCGAGGCGTCTTATCTGGCGGCGGGTCAGGCGAAACGGGTCGAGGAAATCCGCCAGTCACTGGCGCTGTGCCAGAACCTGACGTTGCGCGCCTATGATGAACAGCGTCGCATTGAAGTCGGCGCCCTGCTCGGTCTGGAAGACGAAAAGGGTCGCGAGCAATGGCTGTTTCTGGCGCCGGATGCGGCGGGCCTGAAAGTTGATGTGGTCGGCCAGCCGATTACCGTCATCACCCCGCGCTCACCGCTGGGCAAAAGCCTGCTGGGCAAGTTCGAGGGCGATGAGGTGGAGATTCTGGTGGCCGGCACCCGGCAACAGTTCGCTGTTACCGAGGTGCTCTGA
- a CDS encoding alpha/beta hydrolase, which translates to MNTFSKVLTGTLLALSVHSAFAGDVEHNTQSFLDALNAGSGKPIEQLSPKDARAVLVGAQSGVKLTLPEADVSEKTVQVDGQPLSLTIVRPAAVKGELPVFMFFHGGGWVLGDFPTHERLVRDLVVGSGAAAVFVNYTPSPEAHYPVAINQAYAATKWVAEHGKEINVDGKRLAVAGNSVGGNMAAVVALMAKVKGTPAIKFQVLLWPVTDANFDTGSYNQYAEGHFLTRNMMKWFWDNYTTDAKQRNEIYASPLRATIAQLKGLPPALVQTAGADVLRDEGEAYARKLDEAGVPVTAVRYNGMIHDYGLLNVVSQVPAVRSAMLQAAQELKEHLK; encoded by the coding sequence ATGAACACTTTCAGCAAAGTCTTGACCGGTACCCTTCTCGCCCTGTCGGTGCACAGCGCTTTTGCCGGTGATGTCGAACACAACACCCAGTCATTCCTCGATGCGCTGAATGCCGGCAGCGGCAAGCCGATCGAGCAGCTTTCGCCCAAGGATGCCCGCGCCGTGCTGGTTGGCGCGCAGTCCGGGGTCAAGTTGACGTTGCCCGAAGCCGATGTCAGCGAGAAGACCGTCCAGGTCGATGGCCAACCGTTGAGCCTGACCATCGTCCGGCCGGCCGCGGTCAAAGGTGAGCTGCCGGTGTTCATGTTCTTCCACGGTGGCGGCTGGGTGCTGGGGGATTTCCCGACTCACGAACGTCTGGTGCGGGATCTGGTGGTCGGCTCGGGGGCGGCGGCGGTGTTCGTCAATTACACCCCTTCGCCGGAAGCGCATTACCCGGTGGCAATCAACCAGGCCTATGCCGCGACCAAATGGGTGGCGGAACATGGCAAAGAGATCAACGTCGATGGCAAGCGTCTGGCGGTGGCCGGCAACAGCGTCGGTGGCAACATGGCGGCAGTTGTGGCGCTGATGGCCAAAGTCAAGGGCACCCCGGCGATCAAATTCCAGGTGCTGCTGTGGCCGGTGACCGACGCCAACTTCGACACCGGTTCCTACAACCAGTACGCCGAAGGGCACTTCCTCACTCGCAACATGATGAAGTGGTTCTGGGACAACTACACCACCGACGCCAAGCAGCGTAACGAGATCTACGCTTCACCGCTGCGCGCCACTATTGCGCAGCTCAAAGGTTTGCCGCCAGCGCTGGTGCAGACTGCCGGTGCCGATGTATTGCGGGATGAAGGCGAGGCTTATGCACGCAAACTCGACGAGGCTGGTGTGCCGGTGACGGCAGTGCGTTACAACGGCATGATCCACGATTACGGTTTGCTCAACGTGGTCAGCCAAGTGCCGGCGGTGCGTTCGGCGATGTTGCAGGCTGCGCAGGAGCTCAAGGAACACCTGAAGTAA
- a CDS encoding elongation factor P yields MKTGKELKPGTVIRIDNDPWLVQKAEFTKSGRNSAIMKTKLKNLLTGYKTETVYGADDKLDDVILDRKEATLSFISGDSYTFMDTTDYTMYELNAEDIEAVLPFVEEGMTDVCEAVFFEERLVSVELPTTIVRQVDYTEGSARGDTSGKVMKPAKLKNGTELSVADFIEIGDMIEIDTREGGSYKGRAK; encoded by the coding sequence ATGAAAACTGGTAAAGAACTCAAACCCGGTACCGTGATCCGTATCGACAACGATCCTTGGCTGGTTCAGAAAGCTGAATTCACCAAATCGGGCCGTAACAGCGCGATCATGAAGACCAAGCTGAAGAACCTGCTGACCGGTTACAAGACCGAAACCGTTTACGGTGCGGACGACAAACTGGACGACGTGATCCTGGATCGCAAAGAAGCCACCCTGTCTTTCATCAGCGGTGACTCCTACACGTTCATGGACACCACCGACTACACCATGTACGAGCTGAACGCTGAAGACATCGAAGCCGTTCTGCCGTTCGTGGAAGAAGGCATGACCGACGTTTGCGAAGCAGTGTTCTTCGAAGAGCGTCTGGTTTCCGTAGAGCTGCCGACCACTATCGTGCGTCAGGTTGACTACACCGAAGGTTCCGCTCGCGGTGACACTTCCGGCAAGGTGATGAAGCCTGCCAAACTGAAGAACGGTACCGAGCTGTCGGTTGCTGACTTCATCGAAATCGGCGACATGATCGAGATCGATACCCGCGAAGGCGGTTCCTACAAAGGCCGTGCGAAATAA
- a CDS encoding 3-deoxy-7-phosphoheptulonate synthase — protein MADLPINDLNVASNETLITPDQLKRDIPLSDAALRTVTKGREVIRNILDGTDHRLFVVIGPCSIHDIKAAHEYADRLKVLAEEVSDTLYLVMRVYFEKPRTTVGWKGLINDPYLDDSFKIQDGLHIGRQLLLDLAEKGLPTATEALDPISPQYLQDLISWSAIGARTTESQTHREMASGLSSAVGFKNGTDGGLTVAINALQSVSSPHRFLGINQEGGVSIVTTKGNAYGHVVLRGGNGKPNYDSVSVALCEQALNKAKIKPNIMVDCSHANSNKDPALQPLVMENVANQILEGNQSIIGLMVESHLNWGCQAIPKDLADLQYGVSITDACIDWSATETTLRSMHAKLKDVLPKRERT, from the coding sequence ATGGCTGATTTACCGATCAACGACCTAAACGTCGCCTCTAACGAGACCCTGATCACTCCCGATCAGCTCAAGCGTGATATCCCTCTGAGCGACGCTGCCCTGCGCACCGTTACCAAGGGCCGCGAAGTCATTCGCAACATTCTTGATGGCACCGACCACCGTCTGTTCGTAGTGATCGGCCCGTGCTCGATCCACGACATCAAGGCTGCCCACGAATACGCCGATCGCCTGAAGGTGCTGGCGGAGGAAGTCTCCGACACGCTGTATCTGGTCATGCGTGTGTATTTCGAGAAGCCGCGCACCACCGTCGGCTGGAAAGGCCTGATCAACGATCCGTATCTGGACGACTCGTTCAAGATCCAGGACGGTCTGCACATCGGTCGTCAGTTGCTGCTGGATCTGGCCGAAAAAGGTCTGCCAACCGCGACGGAAGCCCTCGACCCGATCTCCCCTCAGTATCTGCAGGACCTGATCAGCTGGTCGGCCATTGGCGCGCGGACCACCGAATCGCAGACTCACCGTGAAATGGCTTCCGGCCTGTCTTCGGCCGTCGGCTTCAAGAACGGCACCGACGGCGGCCTGACCGTGGCGATCAATGCCCTGCAGTCGGTTTCCAGCCCGCACCGTTTCCTCGGTATCAACCAGGAAGGTGGCGTGTCCATCGTCACCACCAAAGGCAACGCCTACGGTCACGTGGTTTTGCGCGGCGGCAATGGCAAACCGAACTACGATTCGGTCAGCGTCGCCCTGTGCGAACAAGCGCTGAACAAGGCGAAGATCAAGCCGAACATCATGGTCGATTGCAGCCACGCCAACTCCAACAAGGATCCGGCCCTGCAACCACTGGTGATGGAAAACGTCGCCAACCAGATCCTCGAGGGCAACCAGTCGATCATCGGCCTGATGGTCGAAAGCCACCTGAACTGGGGCTGCCAGGCGATTCCGAAAGACCTCGCCGATCTGCAATACGGCGTATCGATCACCGATGCCTGCATCGACTGGTCTGCGACCGAGACCACCCTGCGCAGCATGCACGCCAAGCTCAAGGATGTGTTGCCCAAGCGTGAGCGCACCTGA
- a CDS encoding universal stress protein codes for MIRSMLYATDLGLYAPLVMQHALALARTFNADLYVVHAVEPMGLFAESVLQSYLDEQSLNEFHSQGLKTVIASIEQRVLDSFREELGEEGEQDLQRIRAVRVVQGDPSQVILDQVQKLSVDLLIVGSHSHGVGAETPLGRTAARVLQLAKVPVYLVPLVERRRREDR; via the coding sequence ATGATTCGCTCGATGCTGTATGCCACCGACCTCGGTCTGTACGCGCCGTTGGTGATGCAGCACGCCCTGGCGTTAGCGCGGACGTTCAATGCCGATTTGTATGTGGTGCACGCGGTTGAACCGATGGGGCTGTTCGCCGAATCGGTGTTGCAGAGCTATCTCGATGAGCAGTCATTGAACGAATTCCATAGCCAGGGTCTGAAAACAGTCATCGCCAGCATCGAGCAGCGAGTGCTCGACAGTTTCCGCGAAGAATTGGGGGAAGAGGGCGAGCAGGATCTGCAACGCATCCGTGCCGTGCGCGTGGTGCAGGGCGATCCGTCGCAGGTGATTCTCGACCAGGTACAGAAACTCTCGGTCGATTTGCTGATCGTAGGAAGCCACAGCCACGGGGTGGGGGCGGAAACGCCGTTAGGGCGCACGGCGGCTCGGGTCCTGCAATTGGCCAAGGTGCCGGTTTATCTGGTGCCACTGGTGGAGCGTCGGCGGCGTGAAGATCGCTGA
- a CDS encoding organic hydroperoxide resistance protein, with protein sequence MQTLYTAIATSTGGRDGRAISSDNVLDVKLATPKELGGAGGAATNPEQLFAAGYSACFIGALKFVASQTKRKIPDDASITAHVGIGQIPGGFGLDIDLHISLPGLEQADAQSLVDAAHQVCPYSNATRGNVDVRLHVTV encoded by the coding sequence ATGCAAACTCTCTACACCGCAATCGCAACTTCCACTGGCGGCCGTGACGGTCGCGCGATCTCCAGCGACAACGTGCTCGACGTCAAACTGGCCACGCCAAAAGAGCTTGGCGGTGCTGGCGGTGCGGCAACCAACCCTGAACAACTGTTCGCTGCCGGTTACTCGGCCTGCTTTATCGGCGCACTGAAATTCGTCGCCAGCCAGACCAAACGCAAGATTCCCGACGACGCTTCGATCACCGCCCACGTCGGTATCGGGCAGATCCCTGGCGGTTTCGGTCTGGACATCGACTTGCACATCAGTCTGCCAGGCCTGGAACAAGCCGACGCGCAATCGCTGGTCGACGCTGCGCACCAGGTCTGCCCGTACTCCAACGCCACCCGTGGCAACGTCGATGTCCGTCTGCACGTGACTGTGTAA
- a CDS encoding PilZ domain-containing protein, producing the protein MGRFIPHPDEVPVELTLLKPECISRHRLHTISLGGIACNYHRAWRHGTALQVRLPTVNADICYPGYVAWCLRRKKGYLVGIAFTDEQTLFSARMGEQVCQIERYCRMNDAHDDLQDIQALALQWVEQHADEFSHDSVCKAFAQSLAD; encoded by the coding sequence ATGGGACGTTTCATACCTCATCCGGACGAAGTACCGGTTGAATTGACCTTGCTCAAGCCTGAATGCATTTCCAGACACCGGCTGCACACTATCAGCCTCGGCGGCATCGCTTGCAATTACCACCGTGCCTGGCGCCATGGCACCGCGTTGCAAGTCCGTCTGCCCACAGTCAACGCCGATATCTGTTATCCAGGCTACGTCGCATGGTGTTTGCGGCGCAAAAAAGGCTATCTGGTGGGCATCGCGTTCACCGATGAGCAGACGCTGTTCAGTGCGCGAATGGGTGAACAGGTGTGTCAAATCGAGCGTTACTGCCGCATGAACGACGCCCACGATGATCTGCAGGATATTCAGGCCCTGGCCCTGCAATGGGTCGAGCAACATGCCGATGAGTTTTCCCATGACAGCGTGTGCAAGGCTTTCGCCCAATCGCTGGCGGACTAG